CGTGATGGCTACCCGTCTGGTCGAGCGCACGGGAATGCGGGTAGCGGTACTGGAAGCCGGACCCGGCAGCGGACCGGACGTTATGTACAGCGGGAACCCCCTCGACGCGATGGGATTGTGGAGATCCCCGGTGGACTGGGCGTTCAACACCACTGCCCAGGCCGGGCTCGACGGTGCGGTTCTCGGCTGCCCGCGTGGGAAGGTACTCGGCGGATCCAGCAGCATCAACGGCCTTGTTCACCTGCGAGGGCATGCTTCAAGCTACGACGCCTGGGAACAACACGGCGCCATTGGCTGGAATTACCAGACGATGCTGCCCTACCTCAAACGTAGTGAGCGCGCCGACGGCCGGGATCCCGAAGTCCGGGGGACAGCGGGTCCCATGCGGGTAGGGGAACTTCCGGCGGCGAATTCCCTTGCGCAAGCGGTGTATCAAGCAATGGTCGATGCCGGCTACCCGGAAAGCGCCGACCCCAACGGGAGAGAGGCAGAGGGTGTTTCGTGGCTGGAACAGAATGTCGTCGCGAACAAGCGGCAGAGCGCGGCCGACGCCTACTTGGGAGCCGTGCTCTCGGAACCCAATCTCACCGTCGTGACCGACGCCTACGTGCGGCAACTGGTGATGGACGGTTCGCGTTGTCGTGGCGCCCGATACACGAAAGACGGCCACAGTCACGACATCTATGCAGAACGCGAAGTCATCGTGTGCGCGGGCGCGATCGGCTCGCCAAAGGTGCTCATGTTGTCGGGAATCGGCCCAGCCGAACAACTGCGCAAACACGGTGTGCCAGTCGTTGTCGACCTCCCCGGTGTCGGCGAGAATCTGCACGATCATCCTTTCGCGTGGGTGTCCTATAGCGCTATGCGCTCCGCCGAGGAAACCCCCTTCCGCCGGCCTCATCTGCT
The DNA window shown above is from Mycobacterium sp. Aquia_216 and carries:
- a CDS encoding GMC family oxidoreductase translates to MVDNTVDYLVIGGGSAGCVMATRLVERTGMRVAVLEAGPGSGPDVMYSGNPLDAMGLWRSPVDWAFNTTAQAGLDGAVLGCPRGKVLGGSSSINGLVHLRGHASSYDAWEQHGAIGWNYQTMLPYLKRSERADGRDPEVRGTAGPMRVGELPAANSLAQAVYQAMVDAGYPESADPNGREAEGVSWLEQNVVANKRQSAADAYLGAVLSEPNLTVVTDAYVRQLVMDGSRCRGARYTKDGHSHDIYAEREVIVCAGAIGSPKVLMLSGIGPAEQLRKHGVPVVVDLPGVGENLHDHPFAWVSYSAMRSAEETPFRRPHLLTRSDEHAEPDVLVIFAEAAIEPHWQGASPGLSVAFSVVRPMSRGSVRLGGPDPFDSPLIDPGYLREQIDIDRMVVALRLARDIAHSAALTPWRGTELLPGAEVRSDEECRAFLRRSTDSFFHLAGTCRIGTDDLAVVDPELRVRGVEGLRVVDASVMPSLVSAPTNAAVLGIAERAAELIAPGGALDTVVPQASPTRQTLVG